Proteins co-encoded in one Ailuropoda melanoleuca isolate Jingjing unplaced genomic scaffold, ASM200744v2 unplaced-scaffold17850, whole genome shotgun sequence genomic window:
- the LOC100463616 gene encoding olfactory receptor 8B3-like: FPKRRTLVRNDSLVTEFLLAGLTDRPELQQPLFTLFLMIYVVTMVGNLGLILLIGLSSHLHTPMYYFLFNLSFIDLCYSSVFTPKMLMNFVSRENIISYVGCMTQLFFFLFFVISECYMLTSMAYDRYVAICNPLLYRVTMSHQVCSLLTVAAYMMGFAGASAHTGCMLRLTFCSVNIINHYLCDILPLLQLSCTSTYVNEVVVLIVVGINITVPSFTILISYVFILSSILHIKSAQGRSKAFSTCSSHIIALSLFFGSAAFMYLKYSSPGSMEQGKVSSVFYTNVVPMLNPLIYSLRNKDVKFALKKALIKIWRRNMF, from the coding sequence ACAGACCGCCCAGAGCTCCAGCAACCCCTCTTTACCCTGTTTCTGATGATCTACGTGGTCACCATGGTGGGCAACCTTGGCTTGATCCTTCTCATTGGTCTCAGCTCTCACCTCCACACCCCTATGTACTACTTCCTCTTCAACCTGTCCTTCATTGATCTCTGTTACTCTTCTGTTTTCACTCCCAAGATGCTGATGAACTTTGTATCAAGGGAGAATATCATCTCCTATGTCGGGTGCATGActcagctgtttttctttctcttttttgtcatCTCGGAATGCTACATGTTGACCTcaatggcctatgaccgctatgtggccatctgtaatCCATTGCTGTATAGGGTCACCATGTCCCATCAGGTGTGTTCCTTGCTAACTGTTGCTGCGTATATGATGGGCTTTGCTGGAGCCTCTGCCCACACGGGGTGCATGCTTAGACTAACCTTCTGCAGTGTCAATATCATCAACCATTACCTGTGTGacatccttcctcttctccagctCTCTTGCACCAGCACCTATGTCAATGAGGTAGTAGTTCTGATAGTGGTGGGAATTAATATCACAGTACCCAGTTTTACCATCCTGATTTCTTATGTCTTCATCCTCTCTAGCATTCTTCATATCAAATCTGCTCAAGGACGATCAAAAGCCTTCAGTACGTGCAGCTCTCACATcattgctctttctcttttttttgggtCAGCGGCATTCATGTATCTTAAATATTCTTCTCCTGGATCTATGGAGCAGGGGAAAGTTTCTTCAGTTTTCTATACTAATGTGGTACCCATGCTCAATCCCCTGATCTACAGTTTGAGGAATAAGGATGTCAAATTTGCACTGAAGAAAGCCCTGATTAAAATCTGGAGGAGAAACATGTTCTAA